A section of the Streptomyces sp. Je 1-369 genome encodes:
- a CDS encoding LysR family transcriptional regulator: protein MDLQQMRYVLAVAETASFTRAAEKCHVVQSALSHQVARLEKELGARLFERTSRKVWLTSAGEAFLPAARQALEAAERARAEVAAAVGEVRGKLTVGSIPTVAAVDLPAVLRDYRLRYPQVRITLRAGSSERLVEQVREGVVDAAFLGVQPGFRPQGVRDRELAHGQHVAVVAPDHPLAAEEEVDLRRLADETFVDFAEGSAARSQSDEAFAAAGVSREVAFEVSGVELMSRMVRHGLGVALLPAPFAAELHGVRCVPITDGPVRVERLVWSRLAPSPPAAGFLALLDELP from the coding sequence ATGGACCTTCAGCAGATGCGGTACGTCCTCGCGGTGGCGGAGACCGCGAGCTTCACGCGTGCGGCGGAGAAATGCCACGTCGTGCAGTCCGCGCTCAGCCACCAGGTGGCGCGGCTCGAGAAGGAGCTGGGTGCCCGGCTGTTCGAGCGGACCAGTCGCAAGGTGTGGCTGACCAGCGCGGGGGAGGCGTTCCTGCCCGCCGCACGCCAGGCCCTCGAAGCGGCCGAACGGGCCCGTGCCGAGGTGGCCGCGGCGGTCGGCGAGGTGCGGGGCAAGCTGACCGTGGGGTCGATCCCCACCGTGGCGGCCGTCGACCTTCCCGCGGTGCTGCGGGACTACCGGCTGCGCTACCCGCAGGTACGGATCACGCTGCGGGCCGGTTCCAGTGAGCGGTTGGTGGAGCAGGTGCGCGAGGGCGTCGTCGACGCGGCGTTCCTCGGCGTGCAGCCCGGTTTCCGGCCCCAGGGCGTCCGGGACCGCGAACTCGCCCACGGGCAGCACGTCGCCGTGGTCGCGCCGGACCATCCGCTGGCCGCCGAGGAGGAGGTCGACCTCCGCCGTCTCGCCGACGAGACGTTCGTGGACTTCGCCGAGGGCAGCGCCGCACGGTCCCAGTCGGACGAGGCGTTCGCGGCCGCCGGGGTGTCGCGCGAGGTCGCCTTCGAGGTGTCCGGCGTCGAGCTCATGTCCCGGATGGTCCGCCACGGCCTGGGCGTCGCCCTGCTGCCCGCGCCGTTCGCGGCGGAACTGCACGGTGTGCGGTGCGTACCGATCACTGATGGGCCGGTACGGGTGGAGCGCCTCGTCTGGAGCCGTCTCGCACCGTCACCTCCGGCCGCCGGTTTCCTGGCTCTATTGGATGAACTGCCGTAA
- a CDS encoding DUF6895 family protein translates to MTAPVTRTAHQVGSQALAWLHAHRERGALPPDTTADLGDPNSVYKPLGESATAASLVLRESVAGSAELRMAGELLGFCWEQFGKGDMLYERLLRYPMMTDPLETYAPFVRGGLRHEPLERLIAHTSALRSVRSSEYLPNRRLAVANAARIVGLGGGERAYDWGTLTRATWLGATPEPWLIDWMTGYCLTHTVYHLTDWGGTPSGLPAGLAAYVTTWLPVWIDIWTEVEQWDLVGELLIVGCCLEEPYCEPADWERFAAVQHPDGLMPRDGDPVDDDPEQRFTDHQHTAVVAAVAGTLAVSRTLGGATG, encoded by the coding sequence ATGACCGCGCCCGTGACGCGCACCGCCCACCAGGTGGGCTCGCAGGCCCTCGCCTGGCTCCACGCACACCGCGAGCGCGGCGCGCTGCCGCCCGACACCACCGCCGACCTCGGCGACCCCAACAGCGTCTACAAACCCCTCGGGGAGAGCGCCACCGCCGCCTCCCTCGTGCTGCGCGAGTCGGTCGCGGGCAGCGCCGAGCTGCGCATGGCGGGCGAACTCCTCGGATTCTGCTGGGAGCAGTTCGGCAAGGGCGACATGCTGTACGAACGGCTGCTGCGCTATCCGATGATGACCGACCCCCTGGAGACGTACGCACCGTTCGTGCGCGGCGGCCTGCGCCATGAACCTCTGGAACGGCTGATCGCCCACACCAGTGCGCTGCGCTCCGTCCGCAGCTCCGAGTACCTTCCCAACCGGCGGCTCGCGGTGGCCAACGCGGCCCGCATCGTCGGCTTGGGCGGCGGGGAACGCGCGTACGACTGGGGCACGTTGACCCGCGCCACCTGGCTGGGTGCGACACCGGAGCCCTGGCTCATCGACTGGATGACCGGCTACTGCCTCACCCACACGGTCTACCACCTCACCGACTGGGGCGGCACGCCCTCCGGTCTGCCCGCCGGTCTCGCCGCGTACGTGACCACCTGGCTGCCGGTCTGGATCGACATTTGGACCGAGGTCGAGCAGTGGGATCTGGTGGGCGAGCTGCTGATCGTGGGCTGCTGTCTGGAGGAGCCGTACTGCGAGCCCGCCGACTGGGAGCGGTTCGCCGCGGTCCAGCACCCGGACGGGCTGATGCCGCGCGACGGGGACCCGGTCGACGACGACCCCGAGCAACGGTTCACCGACCACCAGCACACCGCCGTGGTAGCCGCAGTCGCGGGGACACTCGCGGTGTCGCGGACGCTGGGCGGGGCGACGGGGTGA
- a CDS encoding serine hydrolase domain-containing protein, with amino-acid sequence MLDALRATAPGASTVALAVRRGPDHALPVTGTTTCDGGAPADPDTRFEIGSLTKTFTALLLAEMVARGEVAYDDPITRFLPRAAAPRPRNEPITLLHLATHTSGLPRLPSGFLRTAAPTWFSNPYARYSATSLHRALSRTRPRAAPGTRVRYSNFGVGLLGELLARAAGERDFAPLLADRVLRPLGLTRTSCTTDQPQATGYWHGRARPAWQMSTLPAAGMVRSTARDLLTTLDALRDPSTAPTTVPRTLRDALADVTRPRIALPRTDRRIALVWNIRSRPDRDLYHHSGGTRGFTAFAGFSPQTDVALVALANTSPTLTGAFTQRAYLELWALAQPSAQGEAGESRPA; translated from the coding sequence ATGCTCGACGCCCTGCGCGCCACCGCTCCCGGCGCGAGCACGGTGGCCCTCGCCGTACGGCGCGGCCCCGACCACGCCCTGCCGGTCACCGGTACCACCACCTGCGACGGCGGAGCGCCCGCCGACCCCGACACCCGGTTCGAGATCGGCTCCCTGACCAAGACGTTCACCGCGCTCCTCCTGGCCGAGATGGTGGCGCGCGGCGAGGTCGCGTACGACGACCCGATCACCCGCTTCCTGCCCCGCGCCGCCGCCCCCCGCCCGCGGAACGAGCCCATCACCCTCCTGCACCTGGCCACGCACACCTCCGGCCTGCCCCGACTGCCATCCGGCTTCCTGCGCACGGCCGCGCCGACCTGGTTCAGCAACCCGTACGCGCGCTACTCCGCCACGTCCTTGCACCGCGCCCTGTCCCGTACCCGGCCCCGGGCCGCCCCCGGCACCCGCGTGCGCTACTCCAACTTCGGCGTCGGCCTCCTCGGCGAACTGCTCGCCCGCGCCGCCGGTGAGCGAGACTTCGCCCCGCTGCTCGCCGACCGCGTCCTGCGACCGCTCGGTCTCACGCGCACCAGCTGCACCACCGACCAGCCACAGGCCACCGGCTACTGGCACGGCCGGGCCCGCCCCGCCTGGCAGATGTCCACCCTGCCCGCGGCGGGAATGGTCCGGTCGACCGCACGCGACCTCCTGACCACGCTCGACGCCCTCCGCGATCCGTCCACGGCGCCCACCACCGTCCCCCGCACACTGCGCGACGCCCTCGCCGACGTCACCCGTCCCCGCATCGCGCTGCCCCGCACGGACAGACGTATCGCCCTCGTCTGGAACATCCGATCCCGCCCCGACCGCGACCTCTACCACCACTCCGGGGGCACCCGCGGCTTCACCGCCTTCGCGGGCTTCAGCCCACAGACGGACGTCGCCCTGGTGGCCCTGGCCAACACCAGCCCCACCCTGACCGGTGCGTTCACCCAGCGCGCCTACCTCGAACTGTGGGCCCTCGCCCAGCCGTCCGCGCAGGGCGAAGCGGGCGAGAGCCGACCCGCATGA
- the ligD gene encoding non-homologous end-joining DNA ligase translates to MTALPRIAPMLATPGALPPPANEHLWSTETKHDGQRALVYLPGDGTLVIRSRSGADITAAYPELRRLATVLSDAPAVLDGEIVVLDEAGRSSFERLQPRMGLSGSPAKAARLAARAPAHLILFDVLHLNGRLLTQLPYTRRRDTLKELVQAGPDWSVPTAVTGHCHQALELARSQGLEGLVLKRLDSVYEPGRRSPVWIKVRNVHTVDVVVGGWMPGQGRLGGLPGAVLVGEYVDGALVYRGSVGTGWNERERADLARLLHIAAVDDCPFAPAPAAPGARWVLPRLVAEVRYTTRTRAGLLRHPVWHRLRPDLAPEV, encoded by the coding sequence ATGACGGCCCTGCCGCGCATCGCCCCCATGCTCGCCACCCCGGGGGCGCTGCCGCCCCCGGCCAACGAGCACCTGTGGAGCACGGAGACGAAGCACGACGGACAGCGGGCGTTGGTGTACCTGCCCGGCGACGGCACCCTGGTCATCCGCTCCCGCTCGGGCGCGGACATCACCGCCGCGTACCCCGAACTACGGCGACTGGCAACGGTGTTGAGCGACGCACCGGCCGTACTGGACGGCGAGATCGTCGTACTCGACGAGGCGGGCCGTTCGAGCTTCGAACGCCTCCAGCCCCGGATGGGCCTCTCCGGCTCCCCGGCGAAGGCGGCCCGTCTCGCCGCCCGGGCCCCCGCGCACCTGATCCTCTTCGACGTCCTCCACCTGAACGGCCGACTCCTGACCCAACTGCCGTACACCCGGCGCCGCGACACCCTGAAGGAGCTCGTCCAGGCGGGCCCGGACTGGTCGGTACCGACAGCGGTGACGGGGCACTGCCACCAGGCGCTGGAACTCGCCCGATCGCAGGGCCTGGAGGGGCTCGTACTCAAACGGCTGGACTCCGTGTACGAGCCGGGCAGGCGCTCCCCGGTCTGGATCAAGGTCAGGAACGTGCACACCGTGGATGTGGTCGTCGGTGGCTGGATGCCCGGGCAGGGGCGTCTCGGCGGACTGCCGGGCGCGGTCCTCGTGGGGGAGTACGTGGACGGGGCACTGGTCTACCGGGGGAGCGTGGGCACGGGATGGAACGAACGCGAACGAGCCGACCTCGCCCGCCTCTTGCACATCGCCGCCGTCGACGACTGCCCCTTCGCCCCCGCGCCCGCGGCGCCCGGCGCCAGGTGGGTACTGCCGCGCCTGGTCGCCGAGGTCCGCTACACCACCCGCACGCGGGCCGGTCTCCTGCGTCACCCGGTGTGGCACCGGCTGCGCCCGGACCTGGCGCCCGAGGTGTGA
- a CDS encoding Ku protein produces MARAIWTGVITFGLVSVPVGLYTAVENHTVHFHQLQRGTSDRIRNRRVNERTGKEVRTEDIVKGYEATEGEYVVIEPDELDEVAPGRSRTIDISDFVDLDAIDPVYFDRTYYIAPRGKDHTKVYGLLREALAEVGKAGIATFVMRGKQYLTALRADEKVLVLQTLHWADEVRDPGQELPEIPSARAAKGKERDMAIQLIDALDAPWEPTKYHDTYQEKVRELVRAKAEGQEITAADEAPEATKVVDLMEVLQGSLDRARGGKSGLKEPSRTELKELSKAELYQRATDQNIEGRSKMSRDDLIDALTRAGRRGGKKSAA; encoded by the coding sequence ATGGCACGTGCGATCTGGACCGGCGTGATCACCTTCGGGCTGGTCAGCGTGCCGGTGGGCCTGTACACCGCCGTCGAGAACCACACCGTCCACTTCCACCAGCTTCAGCGCGGCACGTCCGACCGGATCCGCAACCGGCGCGTCAACGAACGCACCGGCAAGGAAGTGCGGACCGAGGACATCGTCAAGGGGTACGAGGCGACCGAGGGCGAGTACGTCGTCATCGAGCCCGATGAGCTGGACGAGGTCGCCCCCGGGCGTTCCCGGACCATCGACATCAGCGACTTCGTCGACCTGGACGCGATCGATCCGGTCTACTTCGACCGCACGTATTACATCGCCCCCCGCGGTAAGGACCACACCAAGGTGTACGGGCTGCTCAGAGAGGCGCTCGCGGAGGTCGGCAAGGCGGGCATCGCTACGTTCGTGATGCGCGGCAAGCAGTATCTGACCGCGCTGCGGGCCGACGAGAAGGTGCTCGTGCTCCAGACCCTGCACTGGGCGGACGAGGTCCGCGACCCGGGCCAGGAACTCCCCGAGATTCCCTCGGCCCGTGCCGCCAAGGGCAAGGAGCGGGACATGGCGATCCAGCTGATCGACGCCCTGGACGCGCCGTGGGAGCCGACCAAGTACCACGACACCTATCAGGAGAAGGTGCGGGAGCTGGTGCGTGCGAAGGCGGAGGGACAGGAGATCACGGCCGCCGACGAGGCACCCGAGGCCACCAAGGTCGTCGACCTGATGGAAGTACTCCAGGGCAGCCTCGACCGTGCCCGGGGCGGCAAGAGCGGGCTGAAGGAGCCGAGCAGGACCGAGCTGAAGGAGTTGAGCAAGGCCGAGCTCTACCAGCGCGCCACGGACCAGAACATCGAGGGCCGCTCCAAGATGAGCAGGGACGACCTCATCGACGCGCTGACCCGCGCGGGACGCCGCGGCGGCAAGAAGAGCGCGGCCTGA